From one Rhizobium sp. CIAT894 genomic stretch:
- a CDS encoding VOC family protein: MTSPNLIILYVKDPGESASFYRNLLNREPAVEAPNFVAFPLDGGFTLGLWRRSKVEPQPSAIGNRGEVAFMVAGENAVASHYEDWRRRGLPIAQELTELDFGPTFVVLDPDGHRLRVCEPDK; this comes from the coding sequence ATGACCAGCCCCAATCTGATTATCCTCTACGTCAAGGACCCGGGCGAAAGCGCCAGCTTCTACCGGAACCTCCTGAACCGCGAACCGGCCGTGGAAGCGCCGAATTTCGTCGCCTTTCCACTCGATGGCGGCTTCACGCTCGGCCTCTGGCGCCGCAGCAAGGTCGAACCGCAGCCCTCCGCCATCGGCAATCGGGGCGAAGTGGCCTTCATGGTGGCGGGAGAAAATGCCGTTGCCAGCCATTATGAGGATTGGCGACGGCGTGGCCTGCCGATTGCCCAGGAATTGACCGAACTCGATTTCGGCCCGACCTTCGTCGTGCTCGATCCCGATGGTCATCGCCTTCGCGTCTGTGAGCCGGACAAATAA
- a CDS encoding prephenate dehydratase translates to MNIKTNRIAFQGEFGANSDMACRDMFPTMEPLPCQTFEDAFTAVDNGDADIGMIPIENTIAGRVADIHHLLPESRLHIIGEYFMPIRFQLMVLPGVTKDEIRTVHSHIHALGQCRKIVRSHGWKPVIAGDTAGAAKLVKETGDRSMAALAPRLAADLYGLEIVAENVEDTENNVTRFVILSRDEEWAQRNSAEEKVVTTFVFNVRNIPAALYKALGGFATNNINMTKLESYQLGGKFVATQFYADIEGHPNDPNVRRALEELRFFSEKVRILGVYKGHVMRGLL, encoded by the coding sequence ATGAACATCAAAACCAACAGGATCGCCTTCCAGGGCGAATTCGGCGCCAATTCCGACATGGCCTGCCGCGACATGTTTCCGACCATGGAGCCGCTGCCCTGTCAGACCTTCGAGGATGCGTTCACGGCGGTCGACAACGGCGATGCCGATATCGGGATGATCCCGATCGAGAACACGATCGCCGGGCGCGTCGCCGACATCCATCATCTGCTGCCTGAATCGCGCCTCCACATCATCGGCGAGTATTTCATGCCGATCCGCTTCCAGCTGATGGTGCTGCCCGGTGTCACCAAGGACGAGATCCGCACGGTGCACAGCCATATCCACGCGCTCGGTCAGTGCCGCAAGATCGTGCGCTCTCACGGCTGGAAGCCTGTCATCGCCGGCGATACGGCAGGCGCGGCAAAGCTCGTGAAGGAAACCGGCGACCGGTCGATGGCGGCGCTTGCCCCGCGCCTTGCGGCCGATCTCTACGGACTGGAGATCGTCGCCGAGAATGTCGAGGATACGGAAAACAACGTCACCCGTTTCGTCATCCTGTCGCGCGACGAGGAATGGGCGCAACGCAATTCGGCGGAGGAAAAGGTCGTCACCACCTTCGTTTTCAACGTTCGCAACATTCCGGCCGCGCTCTACAAGGCGCTCGGCGGGTTTGCCACCAACAACATCAACATGACGAAGCTCGAAAGCTACCAGCTCGGCGGAAAATTCGTGGCGACGCAGTTCTACGCCGATATCGAAGGCCATCCGAACGATCCGAACGTGCGCCGGGCTTTGGAAGAATTGCGGTTTTTCTCCGAGAAAGTCCGCATCCTCGGCGTCTACAAGGGACATGTGATGCGCGGCCTGCTTTAG
- a CDS encoding 3-deoxy-manno-octulosonate cytidylyltransferase codes for MSDSKLDGALVLIPARMASTRLPGKPLADICGLPMIVQVAMRAKEAAIGRVVVAVDDQQVFDTVSAAGFEVVMTSKDHQSGSDRIFEALTKVDPDGKAKFIVNVQGDLPTIEPETVRAALRPLEDEAVDIGTLTIEIDNEEDKTAAHIVKVIGSPISATRLRSLYFTRATAPYGKGPLFHHIGLYAYRRAALERFVSLGPSTLERRESLEQLRALEAGMRIDAEIVDTVPLGVDTPADLEKARRILSARTG; via the coding sequence ATGAGTGATTCAAAATTAGACGGCGCGCTCGTGTTGATCCCGGCGCGCATGGCCTCCACCCGGCTTCCGGGCAAGCCGCTCGCCGATATTTGCGGACTGCCGATGATCGTCCAGGTGGCGATGCGCGCCAAGGAGGCAGCCATCGGCCGCGTGGTCGTTGCCGTCGACGACCAGCAGGTGTTCGATACCGTTTCTGCCGCCGGCTTTGAAGTCGTCATGACCAGCAAGGATCATCAATCGGGCTCAGACCGCATCTTCGAAGCGCTGACCAAGGTCGATCCGGACGGGAAGGCGAAGTTCATCGTCAACGTCCAGGGCGATTTGCCGACGATCGAGCCGGAAACGGTGCGGGCGGCTTTACGCCCCCTTGAGGACGAAGCGGTCGATATCGGCACGCTGACCATCGAAATCGACAACGAGGAGGACAAGACGGCGGCACACATCGTCAAGGTCATCGGATCGCCGATTTCCGCCACCCGCCTGCGCAGCCTCTACTTCACCCGCGCCACGGCGCCTTACGGCAAAGGGCCGCTCTTCCATCATATCGGTCTCTATGCCTATCGGCGCGCCGCGCTCGAACGGTTCGTCTCGCTCGGTCCGTCGACGCTCGAAAGGCGCGAATCGCTGGAACAATTGCGGGCACTGGAGGCCGGTATGCGCATCGACGCCGAGATCGTTGACACGGTTCCGCTCGGTGTCGATACTCCAGCCGACCTCGAAAAAGCGCGGCGCATCCTTTCCGCCAGAACAGGATGA
- a CDS encoding cytochrome c family protein, with protein MNSYVNTAVGALLGTIFVLMSVSIASEGIFHSEAPEKEGFAIVAEEASAAGGEAAPAAAAVPIAQLLASADAKAGETVFKKCQACHDGTKGGPNKVGPNLFGVVDRPIASHEGFAYSAAMKDFSKGSSEKWTFEFLNKFLMAPKKDVPGTAMGFAGLPKDQDRANVILYLHTLADSPVPLPDPKTATQ; from the coding sequence ATGAATTCATACGTCAATACGGCCGTGGGGGCGCTGCTCGGAACGATTTTCGTTCTGATGTCGGTCTCTATCGCGTCCGAGGGGATCTTCCATTCCGAAGCGCCGGAGAAGGAAGGTTTTGCGATCGTTGCCGAAGAGGCGTCCGCCGCTGGCGGTGAAGCTGCGCCTGCCGCTGCTGCCGTTCCGATCGCGCAATTGCTCGCTTCTGCCGATGCCAAGGCCGGTGAAACGGTCTTCAAGAAGTGTCAGGCCTGTCATGACGGCACCAAAGGGGGACCGAACAAGGTCGGTCCCAACCTCTTTGGTGTCGTAGATCGCCCGATCGCCTCGCATGAAGGCTTCGCCTATTCCGCCGCCATGAAGGATTTCTCCAAGGGCAGCAGCGAGAAGTGGACTTTCGAATTCCTCAACAAATTCCTGATGGCGCCGAAGAAGGACGTTCCCGGCACCGCCATGGGCTTTGCCGGTCTTCCGAAGGATCAGGACCGCGCCAACGTCATCCTCTATCTGCACACGCTGGCCGATTCGCCGGTACCGCTGCCGGATCCGAAGACGGCGACGCAGTAA
- a CDS encoding AEC family transporter has protein sequence MSAIILDVLPIFILILIGWVIVRSGLMASNVGDALSEFVFKIAVPLLLFRTIAEADFHGASPFRLWIVYFSGVAITWAAGHIAATRFFGRDERIGVLAGVSSAFANNVFIGLPLVQRTVGDEGLVALSILLAVHLPVMMVAGTVLMEHAERKIAGKSDRSMVFVLRQIAINLIRNPLVIGLAAGMAVHLSGLTMPTAMASVVGQIAGIAGPAALISLGMALEKYGVSGNLGIASVTSTCKLLLLPGCVWTASRLLGLSPEWTAAIVLTSSVPTGVNAWLIANRFGVGHSLAASTITVTTALGAITVSLWAYFLGA, from the coding sequence ATGTCAGCCATCATTCTCGACGTCCTTCCCATCTTCATCCTGATCCTCATCGGCTGGGTGATCGTCCGCAGCGGCTTGATGGCGTCGAATGTCGGCGATGCGCTCAGCGAATTTGTCTTCAAGATCGCCGTGCCGCTCTTACTTTTCCGCACTATCGCCGAGGCGGATTTTCACGGCGCCTCGCCTTTCCGGCTGTGGATCGTCTATTTCTCCGGCGTTGCCATCACCTGGGCAGCCGGCCATATCGCCGCCACCCGCTTTTTCGGCCGCGACGAGCGGATCGGCGTGCTGGCCGGCGTTTCCTCGGCCTTCGCCAACAATGTTTTCATCGGACTGCCGCTCGTCCAGCGGACCGTCGGCGACGAGGGGCTGGTGGCATTGTCGATCCTGCTCGCCGTGCATCTGCCCGTGATGATGGTCGCCGGCACGGTGCTGATGGAACATGCCGAACGAAAGATCGCCGGCAAAAGCGACCGCAGCATGGTGTTCGTCCTTCGCCAGATTGCCATCAATCTCATCCGCAATCCGCTGGTGATCGGGCTTGCAGCCGGCATGGCCGTGCATCTTTCCGGTCTCACCATGCCGACGGCGATGGCATCGGTCGTCGGGCAGATCGCCGGCATTGCCGGTCCGGCGGCGCTGATATCACTCGGCATGGCGCTGGAGAAATACGGCGTGTCCGGCAATCTCGGCATCGCCAGCGTCACGTCCACCTGCAAACTGCTGCTGCTGCCCGGCTGCGTCTGGACTGCGAGCCGCCTGCTCGGCCTCAGCCCCGAATGGACGGCAGCGATCGTGCTGACCTCGTCTGTACCGACAGGGGTCAACGCCTGGCTGATCGCAAATCGCTTCGGCGTCGGCCACAGCCTCGCCGCCTCGACGATCACCGTGACGACGGCGCTCGGCGCCATCACGGTCTCGCTCTGGGCCTACTTCCTCGGCGCGTGA
- a CDS encoding adenosine kinase: protein MTRFDVLTVGNAIVDIIARCDDQFLIDNQITKAAMNLIDAERAELLYSRMGPALEASGGSAGNTAAGVANLGGKAAYFGNVAADQLGDIFTHDIRAQGVHYQTKPKGTFPPTARSMIFVTEDGERSMNTYLGACVELGPEDVEVDVVADAKVTYFEGYLWDPPRAKEAILDCARIAHENGREMSMTLSDSFCVGRYRGEFLDLMRSGKVDIVFANRQEALSLYETDDFEEALNRIAADCKIAAVTMSEDGAVILKGSERYYVDAIRIREVVDTTGAGDLFASGFLYGYTQGRSLEDCGKLGCLAAGIVIQQIGPRPMTSLSEAAKQAGLI from the coding sequence ATGACAAGATTCGACGTTCTGACAGTCGGCAACGCAATCGTGGACATCATTGCCCGTTGCGACGACCAGTTCCTTATTGACAATCAGATCACCAAGGCGGCGATGAACCTCATCGATGCCGAGCGCGCCGAACTCTTATATTCGCGCATGGGGCCGGCGCTCGAAGCCTCCGGCGGCAGCGCCGGCAATACGGCGGCGGGCGTGGCGAACCTCGGCGGCAAGGCCGCCTATTTCGGCAATGTCGCCGCCGATCAGCTCGGCGACATCTTCACGCACGACATCCGCGCCCAGGGCGTTCACTACCAGACGAAGCCCAAGGGCACGTTCCCGCCGACGGCGCGCTCGATGATCTTCGTCACCGAGGATGGCGAGCGTTCGATGAACACCTATCTCGGCGCCTGCGTCGAGCTCGGTCCCGAGGACGTCGAGGTCGATGTCGTGGCCGACGCCAAGGTCACCTATTTCGAAGGTTATCTCTGGGATCCGCCGCGCGCCAAGGAAGCGATCCTCGATTGCGCCCGCATCGCCCATGAAAACGGCCGCGAAATGTCGATGACGCTGTCCGACAGTTTCTGCGTCGGCCGCTATCGCGGCGAATTCCTCGATCTGATGCGTTCCGGCAAGGTCGATATCGTTTTCGCCAATCGCCAGGAAGCGCTGTCGCTCTACGAAACCGACGATTTCGAAGAGGCGCTGAACAGGATCGCCGCCGATTGCAAGATCGCCGCCGTGACGATGAGCGAGGACGGCGCCGTCATCCTTAAGGGCAGCGAGCGTTACTACGTCGATGCGATCAGGATCAGGGAAGTTGTGGATACGACGGGTGCCGGCGATCTCTTCGCCTCCGGCTTCCTCTATGGCTACACGCAGGGACGCTCTCTGGAGGATTGCGGCAAGCTCGGTTGCCTTGCTGCCGGCATCGTTATCCAGCAGATCGGTCCGCGCCCGATGACCTCGCTTTCCGAGGCCGCCAAACAGGCTGGGCTTATTTAA
- a CDS encoding SH3 domain-containing protein, protein MRSKFLKSCLALVIALAASMGTVEFAHAQAAKGPSGLPLPRFVTLKSKRVNLRIGPGTDYAVSWMYLKSGLPVEIIQEYDNWRRIRDADGTEGWVNQSLLSGQRAAIAAPWMKAKGKGVFVNLRREALPSASIVAKLEPGVMVTIGECNGDWCRAETDGASGWVAQSEIWGAYPGEAFK, encoded by the coding sequence ATGCGCAGCAAATTCCTGAAGTCCTGCCTCGCCCTTGTCATCGCTCTGGCCGCATCCATGGGAACCGTCGAATTTGCCCATGCGCAGGCCGCCAAGGGGCCAAGCGGGCTGCCATTGCCGCGCTTCGTCACGCTGAAATCCAAACGCGTCAACCTGCGCATCGGCCCGGGAACGGATTACGCGGTTTCATGGATGTACCTGAAATCCGGCCTGCCGGTCGAGATCATCCAGGAATACGACAACTGGCGCCGCATCCGCGATGCCGACGGTACCGAAGGCTGGGTCAACCAGTCGCTGCTGTCGGGCCAGCGCGCGGCGATCGCCGCGCCTTGGATGAAGGCCAAGGGCAAGGGCGTCTTTGTCAATCTGCGCCGCGAGGCGCTGCCCTCCGCCTCGATCGTCGCCAAGCTGGAACCCGGCGTGATGGTGACGATCGGTGAGTGCAACGGCGACTGGTGCCGCGCCGAAACCGACGGCGCCTCTGGCTGGGTGGCGCAGTCGGAGATCTGGGGTGCCTATCCCGGCGAAGCCTTTAAATAA
- a CDS encoding D-glycerate dehydrogenase, whose amino-acid sequence MTAKKKPKVYITRKLPDAVETRMRELFDAELNIDDTPRSVPELIAAVRTADVLVPTVTDRIDAALIDQAGPQMKLIASFSNGTDHIDVEAAARKGITVTNTPNVLTEDTADMTMALILAVPRRLGEGARVLTDKPGEWAGWSPTWMLGRRIHGKRIGIVGMGRIGTAVARRAKAFGLSIHYHNRKRVNPAVEDELEATYWESLDQMLARVDIVSVNCPSTPATFHLISARRLALLQPTAYLVNTARGDVVDEAALIKSLREGRIAGAGLDVFENEPAVNPKLVKLANEGKVVLLPHMSSATIEGRIDMGDKVIINIRTFIDGHRPPNRVLPGR is encoded by the coding sequence ATGACAGCGAAGAAAAAACCGAAGGTCTACATCACCCGCAAGTTGCCCGACGCCGTCGAAACCCGCATGCGGGAACTCTTCGACGCCGAGCTGAACATCGATGACACGCCGCGCTCCGTTCCAGAGCTGATCGCCGCCGTCAGGACCGCCGACGTGCTGGTGCCGACCGTCACCGATCGCATCGATGCGGCGCTGATCGATCAGGCCGGGCCGCAGATGAAGCTGATTGCGAGCTTCTCCAACGGCACGGACCACATCGACGTCGAGGCGGCGGCGCGCAAGGGCATCACCGTCACCAACACGCCGAACGTCCTGACCGAGGATACCGCCGACATGACGATGGCGCTGATTCTCGCGGTTCCGAGAAGGCTCGGCGAGGGCGCCCGCGTGCTGACCGACAAGCCCGGCGAATGGGCTGGCTGGTCTCCTACCTGGATGCTCGGCCGGCGCATTCACGGCAAGCGCATCGGCATCGTCGGCATGGGCCGCATCGGTACGGCGGTCGCCCGCCGCGCCAAGGCTTTCGGCCTGTCGATTCACTACCACAACCGCAAGCGCGTCAATCCGGCCGTCGAGGACGAGCTGGAGGCGACCTATTGGGAAAGCCTCGACCAGATGCTCGCCCGCGTCGACATCGTTTCGGTCAATTGCCCGTCGACGCCGGCGACTTTCCACCTGATCTCGGCGCGTCGTCTGGCGCTGCTGCAGCCAACGGCCTATCTCGTCAACACCGCGCGCGGGGACGTGGTCGATGAAGCCGCGCTGATCAAGTCTCTGAGGGAGGGCCGGATCGCCGGCGCCGGCCTCGACGTCTTCGAAAACGAACCCGCCGTCAATCCGAAGCTCGTCAAGCTCGCCAATGAGGGCAAGGTCGTGCTGCTGCCGCATATGAGTTCGGCGACGATCGAAGGCCGCATCGACATGGGCGACAAGGTGATCATCAATATCCGCACCTTCATCGACGGTCACAGACCGCCGAACCGGGTGCTGCCGGGGCGTTGA
- a CDS encoding GNAT family N-acetyltransferase: MTTVRLDQDFTRWDELLALILAAFASMNGRIDPPSSALKLTTESLAEKARAEIGHAALDGEKLIGCLFLRPEADCLYVGKLAVLPEAQGKGLGKRLLAIAEETAASLGLAALRLETRIELTDNHAVFAAWGFSRTAEKAHPGFARTTFVEMRKVLASRTRTG; this comes from the coding sequence ATGACGACCGTCCGTCTCGACCAGGACTTCACACGCTGGGACGAATTGCTGGCGCTTATCCTCGCCGCCTTCGCTTCGATGAACGGGAGGATCGATCCGCCGTCCTCGGCGCTCAAGCTGACGACCGAGTCACTGGCGGAAAAGGCCAGAGCCGAGATCGGCCATGCCGCCCTCGACGGTGAAAAGTTGATCGGCTGCCTTTTTCTGCGGCCGGAGGCCGATTGCCTCTATGTCGGCAAGCTTGCCGTTCTGCCTGAGGCGCAGGGCAAAGGCCTCGGCAAAAGGCTGCTGGCAATTGCCGAGGAGACGGCCGCGTCCCTGGGGCTTGCCGCCTTGCGGCTGGAAACACGCATCGAACTCACCGACAATCACGCCGTCTTTGCCGCCTGGGGATTTTCCAGAACTGCCGAGAAGGCGCATCCCGGCTTTGCCAGGACGACCTTCGTCGAGATGCGCAAGGTCCTTGCATCTCGGACCCGCACCGGCTGA
- a CDS encoding molybdopterin-synthase adenylyltransferase MoeB, with amino-acid sequence MTEAAFPSLRRHDNIAAMEPLSPDEIARYHRHILLPEIGGAGQQRLKAARVLVIGAGGLGAPILQYLAAAGVGTLGIVDDDRVSLSNLQRQVIHDSGTIGELKTESAALAIARLNPHVRLIRFEERFSHETARRQLSGFDLLIDGSDNFDTRYTAADAAEEARIPLVTGAVGRFDGSLTVLKPYESGEDGTPNPTYRDLFPEAPPAGLIPACAEAGVIGALTGVIGTMMAMEAIKLVTGTGEPLVGRLLLYDALAARFDTVRYRRRRTRERQAV; translated from the coding sequence ATGACCGAAGCGGCTTTTCCCAGCCTCCGGCGTCATGATAACATCGCTGCCATGGAACCGCTTAGCCCTGACGAAATCGCGCGCTATCACCGCCATATTCTGCTGCCGGAGATCGGCGGCGCAGGCCAGCAGAGGCTGAAGGCCGCCCGCGTGCTGGTGATCGGCGCCGGCGGCCTCGGCGCACCGATCCTGCAATATCTGGCAGCAGCCGGCGTCGGCACGCTCGGCATCGTCGATGACGACCGGGTATCGCTGTCGAACCTGCAGCGCCAGGTCATCCATGATTCCGGCACGATCGGGGAGTTGAAGACGGAAAGCGCCGCGCTTGCCATCGCGAGACTCAATCCGCATGTCCGGCTCATCCGTTTCGAGGAACGGTTTTCCCACGAGACTGCCCGCCGGCAACTCTCCGGCTTCGATCTGCTGATCGACGGCTCCGACAATTTCGATACGCGTTACACCGCTGCCGATGCAGCTGAGGAAGCGCGCATCCCGCTTGTTACCGGAGCGGTCGGGCGCTTCGACGGTTCGCTGACGGTTCTCAAGCCCTATGAGAGCGGTGAGGACGGGACCCCCAACCCGACATATCGCGACCTCTTTCCCGAAGCGCCGCCGGCGGGGCTCATTCCCGCCTGCGCCGAGGCCGGCGTCATCGGCGCGCTGACCGGCGTGATCGGCACCATGATGGCGATGGAAGCGATCAAACTCGTCACCGGCACCGGCGAGCCGCTGGTCGGACGACTGCTGCTCTATGACGCGCTTGCGGCCCGCTTCGACACCGTCCGCTATAGAAGACGCCGGACGCGGGAGAGACAGGCCGTATGA
- the recF gene encoding DNA replication/repair protein RecF, with translation MPHKVSLSRLKLTDFRNYASAALTLDGRHAVLTGDNGAGKTNLMEAVSLLSPGRGLRRAAYGDITRVGAAGGFSIFAALDGMEGDVEIGTGIETGEESTARRLRINGTPAKTADELTDHLRLLWLTPAMDGLFTGASSERRRFLDRLVLSLDPAHGRRASDFERAMRSRNRLLDEGRFDPSWLAGIEEQMASLGIAMALARQEMLGLLTRLIEETHESSPFPSASLQLSGFMDGQFSRPSVDLEDDYAAMLAESRYRDAGAGRTLDGPHRADLIVHHREKAMEAERCSTGEQKALLVGLVLAHARLVGNLTGHAPILLLDEIAAHLDENRRAALFDLIDGLGGQAFMTGTDRSMFSALGDRAQVFTVADGKVFE, from the coding sequence ATGCCGCACAAGGTTTCTCTTTCCCGTCTGAAGCTGACAGACTTCCGAAATTATGCGTCGGCGGCGCTAACCCTTGACGGCCGGCATGCCGTGCTGACGGGAGACAACGGTGCCGGCAAGACCAATCTCATGGAGGCCGTCTCGCTGCTTTCGCCTGGCCGCGGCCTGCGCCGCGCTGCCTATGGCGACATTACCCGTGTCGGCGCGGCCGGCGGTTTTTCGATCTTCGCGGCGCTCGACGGCATGGAAGGCGACGTCGAGATCGGCACCGGCATCGAAACCGGCGAGGAAAGCACCGCCCGCAGGCTGCGGATCAACGGCACCCCTGCCAAAACAGCAGACGAACTGACCGATCATCTGCGTCTTCTCTGGCTGACACCGGCGATGGACGGCCTCTTTACCGGCGCCTCCTCCGAGCGGCGCCGCTTTCTCGACCGGCTGGTGCTATCGCTCGATCCCGCCCATGGCCGCCGCGCCAGCGATTTCGAGCGCGCCATGCGCAGCCGCAACAGGTTGCTGGATGAAGGCCGCTTCGATCCCTCCTGGCTTGCCGGCATCGAGGAACAGATGGCAAGCCTCGGCATCGCCATGGCGCTCGCCCGGCAGGAAATGCTCGGCCTGCTGACCCGGCTGATCGAGGAGACCCACGAGAGTTCGCCTTTTCCATCGGCATCACTGCAGCTCTCGGGCTTCATGGACGGCCAGTTCTCGCGCCCCTCGGTCGACCTCGAGGACGACTACGCGGCGATGCTGGCCGAGAGCCGTTATCGCGACGCCGGCGCGGGACGCACCCTCGACGGGCCGCATCGGGCCGATCTCATCGTGCACCATCGCGAAAAGGCGATGGAGGCGGAACGCTGCTCGACCGGCGAGCAGAAGGCGCTGCTCGTCGGCCTGGTGCTTGCGCATGCACGGCTGGTCGGCAATCTTACCGGCCATGCGCCAATCCTGCTGCTCGACGAGATCGCCGCCCATCTCGACGAGAACAGGCGCGCCGCGCTGTTCGACCTCATCGACGGCCTCGGAGGCCAGGCCTTCATGACCGGAACGGATCGCTCGATGTTTTCGGCGTTGGGCGACAGAGCGCAGGTCTTCACAGTGGCCGACGGAAAGGTGTTCGAATGA
- a CDS encoding helix-turn-helix transcriptional regulator: protein MPDPVDIIVGRNVRQFRALRRVSQLELGEALGLTFQQIQKYEKGANRVSASKLHQIAVFLDVEISALFEGVSQFGSRVELSPDAYALALTYDKLSSSAGKEAVKTILTLMVGEAAETAA from the coding sequence GTGCCAGATCCGGTTGATATTATCGTTGGTCGCAACGTAAGACAGTTTCGCGCCCTTCGCCGTGTTTCGCAGCTTGAGCTTGGCGAAGCACTCGGACTGACTTTCCAGCAGATCCAGAAATACGAAAAAGGCGCGAACCGCGTTTCCGCCAGCAAGCTGCATCAGATCGCGGTTTTCCTCGATGTCGAGATCTCTGCTCTTTTCGAGGGCGTATCGCAATTCGGCAGCCGAGTCGAACTCAGCCCTGACGCCTATGCGCTTGCTCTGACCTACGACAAACTGAGTTCATCGGCAGGCAAGGAAGCGGTCAAGACCATCCTCACCCTCATGGTTGGCGAAGCGGCCGAAACCGCCGCTTGA
- the dnaJ gene encoding molecular chaperone DnaJ, with protein sequence MAKADFYETLGVAKTADEKELKSAFRKLAMKYHPDKNPDDKDAERKFKEINEAYEMLKDPQKRAAYDRYGHAAFEHGGMGGGGGGGFAGGGFSDIFEDIFGEMMGGGRARQRSSGGRERGADLRYNMEITLEESFSGKTAQIRVPTSITCDVCSGSGAKPGTQPKNCGTCQGSGRVRAAQGFFSIERTCPTCHGRGQIIPDPCPKCHGQGRVTEERSLSVNIPAGIEDGTRIRLQGEGEAGTRGGPAGDLYIFLSVKPHEFYQRDGADLYCAVPISMTTAALGGTFDVATLDGTKSRVSVPEGTQAGKQFRLKNKGMPVLRSAQTGDLYIQIQIETPQKLTKRQRELLQEFEQLSSKENNPESTGFFARMKEFFEG encoded by the coding sequence ATGGCAAAAGCGGACTTTTACGAAACTCTGGGTGTAGCCAAGACGGCGGACGAGAAAGAGCTGAAGAGCGCCTTCCGCAAACTGGCGATGAAATACCATCCGGACAAGAACCCGGATGACAAGGACGCCGAACGCAAGTTCAAGGAAATCAACGAAGCCTACGAGATGCTCAAGGACCCGCAGAAGCGGGCGGCCTATGATCGCTACGGCCATGCGGCCTTCGAACATGGCGGCATGGGCGGCGGCGGTGGCGGCGGCTTTGCCGGCGGCGGTTTCTCCGACATCTTCGAGGATATTTTCGGCGAGATGATGGGTGGAGGGCGTGCGCGCCAGCGCTCGTCAGGAGGCCGGGAGCGCGGCGCCGACCTTCGCTACAATATGGAAATTACGCTGGAAGAATCCTTTTCCGGCAAGACGGCACAGATCCGCGTTCCCACGTCGATCACCTGCGACGTCTGTTCGGGTTCGGGCGCCAAGCCCGGCACGCAGCCGAAGAATTGCGGCACCTGCCAGGGAAGCGGGCGCGTGCGTGCCGCACAGGGCTTCTTCTCGATCGAGCGGACCTGCCCGACCTGCCATGGCCGTGGCCAGATCATTCCCGATCCCTGCCCGAAATGCCACGGCCAGGGCCGGGTAACGGAAGAGCGTTCGCTCTCGGTCAATATTCCCGCCGGCATCGAGGATGGTACGCGCATCCGCCTGCAGGGCGAGGGCGAAGCAGGCACCCGTGGCGGGCCGGCGGGCGATCTCTATATCTTCCTGTCCGTCAAACCGCATGAATTCTACCAGCGCGACGGAGCCGATCTTTATTGCGCCGTTCCGATCTCGATGACGACCGCCGCTCTCGGCGGAACCTTCGACGTGGCGACGCTCGACGGCACAAAGTCGCGCGTCAGCGTGCCCGAGGGCACGCAGGCCGGCAAACAGTTCCGCCTGAAAAACAAGGGCATGCCGGTGCTGCGTTCGGCGCAGACGGGTGACCTCTACATCCAGATCCAGATCGAGACGCCGCAAAAGCTCACCAAGCGCCAGCGCGAGCTGCTGCAGGAATTCGAGCAGCTTTCCTCCAAGGAGAACAATCCCGAATCAACGGGCTTCTTTGCCCGCATGAAGGAATTCTTCGAAGGCTGA